One Arcobacter sp. FWKO B genomic window, TAACGGCGCAAAGGAAAGCTATGAAAGTAAGAGCTTCAGTTAAAAAAATGTGTGACAAATGTAAAGTCATCAAAAGAAGAGGTGTTGTAAGAGTTATCTGTGAAACACCAAAACACAAACAAAGACAAGGATAAATAATGGCTCGTATCGCAGGTGCTGATTTACCAAACAAAAAAAGAATGGAATATGCCTTAACATATATTTATGGTATAGGACTACATACTTCAAGATTGATTCTTGATGCAACAGGAATATCTTACGACAAGAGAGTTTTTGAATTAACAGAAGATGAAGCAGCAGCTATCAGACAAGAAATTCAAAAAAACTATATGGTTGAGGGTGATCTTAGAAAAAAAGTTGCTATGGATATTAAAGCTCTAATGGACTTAGGTAATTACAGAGGTTTAAGACATAGAAAAGGTTTACCAGTTCGTGGTCAAAGCACAAAAACAAACGCTAGAACTAGAAAAGGTAAAAAGAAAACCGTTGGTTCTGCATCTAAGTAATAAGGTTTAGTAATGGCAAAGAAAAAAAATGTAGTTAGAAAAAAAATAGTAAGAAAAAATATTGCTGATGGTATAGTACATATTGCAGCAACATTTAATAATACAGTTGTTTCTGTAAGTGACAATGCTGGAAATGTTATTGCTTGGAGTAGTGCTGGAAGCCTAGGTTTCAAAGGTAGCAAAAAATCTACACCATTTGCAGCACAACAAGCAGTTGAAGATGCAATGAAAAAAGCGATGGAACATGGTATCAAATTCGTAGGTATCAAAGTTCAAGGTCCTGGTAGTGGTAGAGATACTGCTGTGAAATCTGTAGGTTCAATTGATGGTGTTAGTGTAAGATGGTTCAAAGATGTTACACCACTACCTCACAATGGTTGTAGACCTCCAAAAAGAAGAAGAGTGTAAGGAGTAGGATATGGCAAGATATAGAGGACCAGTAGAAAAAGTAGAAAGAAGATTAAACGCTGATCTAGGCCTTAAAGGTGAAAGAAGATTAGCTGGTAAAAGTGCATTAGAAAAAAGACCATATGCTCCTGGACAACATGGACAAAGAAGAACAAAAATTTCTGAGTATGGTTTACAATTAAGAGAAAAGCAAAAAGCTAAGTATATTTATGGTATTTCTGAAAAACAATTTGCAAAATACTTCAAAGAAGCTGCAAGAAGAACTGGTAACACAGGGGAAAACCTAATTATTATGCTTGAGCAAAGACTTGATAATGTAGTTTATAGAATGGGTTTTGCAACTACTAGAAGATTTGCAAGACAACTTACAACTCATGGACATATCTTAGTAGATGGACAAAAAGTTGATATCCCTTCTTATGTAGTAAGACCAGGGCAAAAAGTTGAAATTAGAGAAAAATCTAAAAGTAATCCACAAGTTTTAAGAGCAATCGAACTTACAAATCAAACAGGTATGGTTGATTGGGTTGATGTTGAAAAAGAAAAACAATATGGTATATTCACAAGATTACCACAAAGAGAAGAGGTTGTTATACCAGTTGAAGAGAGACTTGTAGTTGAGTTATATTCTAAGTAATAAGGACTAGAATATGAGAAAAATTACAGATACACCGTTTTTACCAACTGATGTAGAGATTGAAAAAGTAAGTGATACAGTTTCTAAAATTATTGCGTACCCTTTTGAAAGTGGTTATGCAGTAACTTTAGCTCATCCGTTAAGAAGAATTCTAATGAGTAGCTCAAAAGGTTTTTCACCAATAGCAGTAAGAATTGCTGGTGTTAAACATGAGTTTGACTCATTAAGAGGTATGCTTGAAGATGTTGCTGTATTTATTATCAATCTTAAAAATATTGGCTTTAAAGTTAGAGGCACAACAGAATCTCAAATTGAAGTAGAGTATTCTTTTGATGGTGCTAAAGAAATTAAAGCAATAGACTTAAATAACTCTTTTGTAGAAGTTGTAAATGAAGATGCTCATTTAGCTACAATCAATAGTGATTGTAATCTTTCATTTTCAATTATATTACAAAGAGGTATAGGATATGTTCCAAGTGAAGAGATCAGAGATTTAATTCCTGCTGATTATATTCCACTTGATGCATTTTTCTCTCCTGTAAAAAAAGTTATTTACGATATAGAGAAAATGCTTGTAGAAGACAATCCAAACTATGAGAAAATAATATTTACTGTAGAAACTGATGGAGAAATTACACCTGTTGAAGCTTTTAAAGAAGCTGTATCTGTAATGTATTCTCAAATGTCAGTGTTTAATAAAGTATTTGATTTAAGTGATGTATCTTTAGCTGAAACAACTGAAGAACCTGCTGAAGTTAAGTCTTTAGTACAAAAAATAGAAGATTTGAATTTAAGTGCAAGAAGTTTTAATAGTTTAGATAGATCAGGCATCAAATACTTAGGTGAATTAGTATTAATGAGTGAAGCTGAAGTTAAAAATATTAAAAATCTTGGAAAAAAATCTTATGATGAGATTAGTGAAAAGCTTGAAAGTCTTGGATTTCCAGTAGATTATACTTTGCCTGAGAGCATTGCTTCAACTCTACGAAGAAAATTAGAGCAATTAAAAGCTTAAATTTTTGAGCATATGCCAATAAAATAAAGGACAAACATGAGACATAAGCATGGTTATAGAAAACTAAATCGTACATCTTCTCATAGAAGTGCGTTACTGAAAAACTTAGCGATTTCTTTGATTCAACACGAGAAGATAGAAACTACATTACCAAAAGCAAAAGAGCTTAGAAGTTATGTAGAAAAACTTGTTACAAAAGCTAGAGTTGCTGATTTTAATTCACATAGAGCAATTTTTGCAGTATTACAAGACAAAGAAGCTACAAAAAAATTAATTAATGAAGTAGCTCCTAAATATGTTGGAAGAAATGGTGGATATACATCTATCATTAAAACAAGAATTAGAAGAGGCGATGCTACACAAATGGCATTTATCTCTTTCGTATAATTTTTTATAAATATATTTCAGAAGGGTTGGTATCTTATGATATCAACCCTTTTTTTGTGTCTTAAAATTACTAATATTACATAAGGTAACCGCTTGAAAATAAATACAAACCAAATAAGTAATTATGTCTACTGTGATAGTTCACTAGAAAATATGTTTATTGAATCTAAGTTTTTACCCAATCCATACAAAGACTATCCATTTATGATAATTAAAAATTTTTTATCCTTATCTGAATGTAAAGAAATTGTTGATACTATTCAAAAAAGTTCTGATTATGAAAAAGCAATGGTTAAAACAAAACTATTAGATAGTGTTGTCGATTCAACATTAAATCAAAAGATTAGAAAAACAAATATTTACTCATTGGATGAAAAATATGAACAAATGTATCAAAACTCTTTTATAAAACACCAAGAAGAAATTGAAGATTTTTTTTGTGTTTCTTTAAATCTGGCTACCAAAACTCAAGTTTTAGAGTATACTAAAGGGTGTTTTTATATCAAACACAGTGATGATTCAAATGAATTAATAGATACTGATAAAAATACAATTGGTTTTGATTTAGTTGTTCCTCAAAGAAAAATTACAACAGTATTATTTGTAACTACAAATGTTGATGAAGTTTGTGATGAGTATAGTTTTAGTGGTGGTGAACTTATTTTTAATTATCTTTTTGATGAGCATGGAAATAATATTATTATGAAACCTGAAGCTGGAGATATGGTAGTATTTCCTAGTAATCCCTATTTTTCTCATGAAGTAAAAGTAGTCAAAGATGGCTATAGACTTACCATAGTACAGTGGCATAATGCACTTTTTTGAAAAAATTTATTATTATAATAAGCTCTAATTTTAAGCTCAAATTGGATATAATACATCTTTATTAAGACTCAGGAGTACTAGAGTGATTACACTAAAAGAAGCATTGACACTATCTCAAGATGAACTTAAAAATCTAAAAAGTGAATTATCAAAAAAGATTAAAGATCAAAAACATATTGGTGCATATATTGAACAATTAACAAATCAAGATATATTTACTAGAGGTAATGGGATACCTATAGCTATAAAAGATAATATAAATATAAAAAATTTTTCAATGACTTGTAGTAGTGAAATACTTCAAGGTTATGTGGCGCCATATGATGCTACTATCATTGCTAATTTAGAAACTAATGGTTTTTCTCCATTTGGTATTACAAATATGGATGAGTTTGCTATGGGTAGTTCTACTGAAAGTAGCTTTTATGGAAAAACATTAAATCCAATTAATAATGAAAGAGTTCCAGGTGGAAGTAGTGGTGGTAGTGCAGCAGCTGTTGCTTCTGGTCTTGCTGTTGCAGCAATAGGAACAGATACTGGGGGTAGTATAAGACAACCTGCTGCTTATTGTGGATGTGTAGGGATGAAACCAACTTATGGAAGAGTAAGTAGGTATGGAATTACTGCTTATAGTTCATCACTTGATCAAGCTGGTCCTATAACACAAAATGTTACAGATGCAGCTATTTTATATGATGCTATTGCAGGGTATGATCAATTAGATTCTACTAGTGCTAATATATCTTATGAAAAAGTAACTGCAAATCTTAATCCAAATAAAAAGCTCACTATTGCTGTTATCCAAAATTTTATTGATGAAGCTAGTGATGATATAAAAAAAGAATTTGAAAGAACTATTAATGAACTAAAAAATGCTGGTCATACAATAGTATATGATAATATGGTAGATACTAAAATGATAGTATCATCATATTATATAATAGCAACAGCAGAAGCTAGTGCAAACTTAGCAAGATTTGATGGTATTAGATATGGAAATAGAAAAGGTGAAGCTGGGCTTAAAGATATCTATCTTAAGACTAAATCTCAAGGTTTTGGTGATGAAGTTCAAAGAAGAATTATGCTTGGTTCCTTTGTACTAAGTAGTGGTTATTATGATGCTTATTATATAAAAGCTCAAAAAGTAAGACATCTAATAAAAGACAATTATGATAGAATATTACAAAATGCAGATTTGATTCTTTCTCCAGTAGCACCAACAACTGCTCCAAAGTTTGGTGCATTTTCAACACCTCTTGAGATGTATTTAAGTGATATTTATACAATATCAGTAAATCTTGCAGGACTTCCAGCAATATCTTTACCAGTTGGAAAAGACAGTGAAGGTATGCCTATTGGATTACAATTAATTGGTAAAGCATTTGATGAACAAACACTTTTTGATGGTGCTTTAAGTTTAGAACAATCTGTTAATTACAAAGGATAAATAAATGAGAATAAGAAAAAAAGCTTTAACTTTTGATGATGTATTATTAGTTCCTGCTAAATCAGAGGTACTACCAAAAGAAGTTTGTTTAAAAACAATGCTTACAAAAAACATATCTTTAAATGTACCTTTTGTAAGTGCTGCTATGGATACTGTAACAGAATATCGTGCTGCAATTGCAATGGCAAGACTTGGTGGAATTGGTATTATTCACAAAAATATGGATATTTCTTCTCAGGTAATGCAGGTTAAAAAAGTTAAAAAAAGTGAAAGTGGTATTATAATAGACCCAGTATCAATTAAACCTGAACAAACATTACAAGAAGCACAAAGGTTGATGGATGAGTATAAAATCTCTGGTGTGCCTGTTGTAGATAATGATAATAATCTTTTAGGAATTTTGACAAATAGAGATATGAGATTTATAAAAGATTTTTCAAAAACAGCTGAAGAAACTATGACAAGAATGCCTTTAATTACTGGAAAAGCTGGAACAACTTTAGAAGTTGCAGCAGAAATTATGCATAAAAATAAAATAGAAAAACTTCCTATTATTGATGATAATGGCAAATTAAAAGGGCTTATTACAATCAAAGATATTAACAAAAAAATTGAATACCCAAATGCAAATAAAGATAGTTTAGGAAGACTTAGAGTTGGTGCTGCAATTGGTGTAGGACAACTTGATCGTGCTCGTGCATTAGTTGATGCAGGTGTAGATGTACTTGTACTTGATTCAGCTCATGGACATAGTCGTGGAATACTTGATACTGTAACAAAGATTAAACAAGAACTTGATATAGATGTGATTGCTGGTAATGTAGCAACAGCAGAAGCTACTGTAGATTTAATCAAAGCTGGTGCAGATGGGGTTAAAGTTGGAATTGGACCAGGTTCAATTTGTACTACTAGAATTGTTGCTGGTGTTGGTGTTCCACAAATAAGTGCAATAGATGAGTGCTCTGAAGCAGCAAAATCTTATGGTGTACCAATTATAGCTGATGGCGGAATTAAGTTTAGTGGAGATGTTGCAAAAGCACTAGCTGTTGGTGCTAGTTGTGTTATGATGGGAAGTGCATTAGCTGGTACAGAAGAAAGTCCAGGTGAAGTAATATTATCTCATGGTAGAAAGTTTAAAACTTATCGAGGAATGGGAAGTATAGGTGCTATGACTAAAGGAAGTACTGATAGATATTTCCAAGAAGGGACAGCAGCTGATAAACTTGTACCTGAAGGAATTGAAGGTATGGTACCTTATCGAGGAGATATTGGTGATATTGTTCATCAATTTATTGGAGGACTTAGATCTTCTATGGGATATCTTGGTAGTAAAGATATACCAACATTCCAAGCAAAAGCTGAATTTGTAGAGATCACAAGTGCAGGACTTAAAGAGAGCCATGTACATGATGTAACTATTACAAATGAAGCTCCGAATTACCATATCTGAGGTACTGAGGTACTAAGTGACTGAGGTACTGAGTGACTATGAAGTTTAAGACTATTTTCTTCATGCCTCAGCACCTCAGTACCTAAGTAGCTCAGCAACTTTTTAAAAAGAGGCTGATAAGTTTGAAGATAGAGACAAAGAAAGCTAGATTTACCAATCCATTATATCTTGAAAGTGGGCGTATATTAGAGCCATATGAAATAATGTATGAAACTTATGGTGAGTTAAATGAAGATAAAAGTAATGTTGTCTTAATTACTCATGCCTTAAGTGGTAACCACCATTGTGCAGGAAGATATGCAAATGAAGCAAAACCTGGCTGGTGGGATAACTTTATAGGACCAAATAAGCCAGTAGATACAAATAAATATTTTGTAATATGCACAAATAATCTTGGAAGTTGTTTTGGAAGTACTGGTCCTATGAGTCCAAATTACCCTAGTGATAAGCCATATAGATATAAATTCCCAGTTCTGACAATTAGCGATATTGTAAAAGCCCAAAAAATACTTCTTGATTCTTTGGGAATATATCATGTAAAAGCTATTATTGGTGGAAGTATGGGGGGTATGCAAGCACTTTGTTATGCTATTGAATACCCTAGATTTGCTGATATTATTATCCCTATGGCAACAACAGCCTATACTAGACCATGGGCAATAGCATTTAATAAAATAACAGTTGAAGCTATTAAAAATGATCCAGAATTTAAAAATGGCGAATATGAAGCTGAAGATATAAAAGCAAATGGGCTTGCTGGACTTGCTGTTGGAAGAATGGCTGGACATATATCTTATCTTTCTCCGATGTCAATGGAAGAAAAATTTGCTAGAAATTATGTACAAACTGATGGATTATATGAACTATTTGGTAGATTTGAAGTAGAAAGATATATGGAATATAACGGATATAATTTTCCACATAAGTTTGATCCATTAAGTTATCTTTATATAGTAAAAACTATAAATATATTTGATGCAAGTAGAAACTATGATAGTTTAGAAGATGCATTTAGTAGAATAAAATCAAAACTTCATTTAATATCTTTTAGTGGTGATATGTTGTTTTTTCCATCTGAAATGGAAGAAATTTATAATATGATGTGTAAATTAGGAAAAAGTGATATATGTACTTATAAGATGGTAGAGAGTGATTATGGACATGATGCATTTTTAGTTGAAGTTGATAAATTTGGTGATTATATCAAGGATTTATTAGAGAGTAAAGCGTGAAAAGGAATTATAATGGAAGAGAATAATATAGTATCGTTTGAGCAAAAGTTACAAAAGGCTCAAGAACTATTAAAAGAGTTAAGTAATCCAGAAATTGCTTTAACAAAAAGTGTAGAAATTTATAAATTGGGCTTAAAAGAGTTAGAAGAAGCATCTCAAATGCTCGAAAGCGCAAAAGTGGAGTTTGAAGTATTAAATAAACCTGCAAACTGATATGAAAATAACTATCATAAAGAAAAAAATCAAAAATAGTTATATTAAAATACTGCCAACAGCAGAGGTACAAGTTAGTGTACCTAAGCATGCTTCACAATTTTATATCGATAATCTTATAGAATCAAAAAAAGAGTGGATTTACAAAAAAATAGATTTTGTATCTAATAAAATTAATTATAACAAACCATTAAATTTAGTAGATGGTGATGAACTATATTACATGGGACAAAAATATAATTTACAAATTTTAAAATCTTGCACCAATAGTGTTTATATTGATACAGAGTATATAATACTGACTACAAAAATTGATACTTTTGAATATAAAAAAAAATTAATTGATAAATTTTACTTAGAAAATGCAAAAATAATTTTGACAGAAATTTTAAATAATTATCAACAAATGGTAAAAAAAAATATAAATTGTGTTAAAATAAGAAAAATGAGTTCAAGGTGGGGTAGTTGTAACTACATTAAAAAAAATATTAATCTTAATAGTGAGCTTATCAAAAAGCCTTTGGGATTTATAGAATATGTTGTGTTACACGAGTTAGCTCATCTAACGCATCCAAATCATAGTCGAGATTTTTACAGTTATATAGAAGAATTTATGCCAGATTGGAAGATGAAATGCAAGTTATAAGTGAAGAATATACTAAATTTTTTCATAGACAAATAGAACTTTGGGGTGAAGAAACACAAGTAAGTTTGTTAGATAAAAAAATACTTATTATAGGAAGTGGTGGTTTAGGCTGTAGTTTGGGAATTGCTCTTGGAAGTAGCGGAATAGGTCAAATTGATTTGGTTGATTTTGATGAAGTGAGTTTACACAATATCCATAGACAAGTTGCCTTTAAAACTAATGATGTTGGTAAAAAAAAGTGTGAAGTATTAAAAGAGTTAATACTTTCAAGAAATCCATTTGTAACTGTAAATTCATATGACTGTGATTTAGACACTTTCATAACGAACCACTATTCACAATTAACAATCAACTATGATTTAATCATAGATGCAACAGACAATCTTCCAACTCGTGCAAAAATTGACAATTTTGCAAAGCGTATAAATATACCTTGGCTTTATGGCAGTGTAGAAGAGTTTCATGGACATATTTGTTTGTTTAATAAAGCTTCATTTGAAAGTGTATTTCAAGTAACAAACAGAAAACCAGCTGGAATAGCTGCTCCTATTGTTGTACAAATAGCTGCAACACAAGCAAATATTGCTTTACGATTTTTGGCAGGGCAAAGTGTATCAACAGATAAACTATATTATTGCTATTATGATAAAAATGGCGATTTTTCTCTTCAGAAATTTGGAGTTTAAATGGTAAATAAAATAAAACTTTTAATAGTTGGTTGTTTTATCTCTTTTAGTCTAAGTGGTTGTGTAGCAGAATTAATGCTTGCTGGAACTGCTGTTTCTGTAGCGTCAACTGCTCAAGAAGTTGAAGAAGAGCATAATAATAATTTCTTTAGTTATGTTGAGAGCAAGTGGACATCTTTAAAATCATATATAGAAAGAAAAACTAGCAACTAAAAATTCACATAATCTTAAGCCCTTTTTTGGTATAATCACTAAATTTGTATAAAAAAATGAAGGAATAATATATGCCAAAAAGAGAAGATATTAAGTCTATTTTGTTAATCGGTTCAGGTCCTATTATCATAGGTCAAGCGTGTGAGTTTGATTATAGTGGTACTCAAGCTACAAAAACTCTTAAAGAGCTTGGATATAGGGTAGTCTTAATAAACTCAAATCCAGCTACTATTATGACAGATCCAGAATTCGCTGATAAAACTTATATCGAACCAATTACAGAAGAAGTTGTTGCAAAAATTATAAAACAAGAAAATATTGATGCTATTTTACCTACAATGGGTGGGCAAACTGCACTTAATGTAGCAACATCAATGTATGATAAGGGTATGCTAGAAGGTGTAAAATTCCTTGGTGCAAATCCAGCTGCTATCAAAAAAGGTGAAGATAGACACCTATTTAATGAAGCTATGAAAAAAATAGGAATGGACTTACCAAAAAGTGCAAATGCTTACAATCTTGAAGAAGCTATAAAAGTAGCAAAGGAGTTTGGTTTTCCTTTGATAAGTAGAGCATCATTTACCCTTGCTGGTGGAGGAAGTGGAGTTGCTTATAATATGGAAGAGTTCAAAGCTCTTGCACAAGCTGGACTTGAAGCATCACCTATTAATGAAATCGAGATTATGGAATCGATGCTTGGATGGAAAGAGTATGAAATGGAAGTTATCAGAGACAAAAATGATAACTGTATTAT contains:
- the rpsM gene encoding 30S ribosomal protein S13 — its product is MARIAGADLPNKKRMEYALTYIYGIGLHTSRLILDATGISYDKRVFELTEDEAAAIRQEIQKNYMVEGDLRKKVAMDIKALMDLGNYRGLRHRKGLPVRGQSTKTNARTRKGKKKTVGSASK
- the gatA gene encoding Asp-tRNA(Asn)/Glu-tRNA(Gln) amidotransferase subunit GatA, whose translation is MITLKEALTLSQDELKNLKSELSKKIKDQKHIGAYIEQLTNQDIFTRGNGIPIAIKDNINIKNFSMTCSSEILQGYVAPYDATIIANLETNGFSPFGITNMDEFAMGSSTESSFYGKTLNPINNERVPGGSSGGSAAAVASGLAVAAIGTDTGGSIRQPAAYCGCVGMKPTYGRVSRYGITAYSSSLDQAGPITQNVTDAAILYDAIAGYDQLDSTSANISYEKVTANLNPNKKLTIAVIQNFIDEASDDIKKEFERTINELKNAGHTIVYDNMVDTKMIVSSYYIIATAEASANLARFDGIRYGNRKGEAGLKDIYLKTKSQGFGDEVQRRIMLGSFVLSSGYYDAYYIKAQKVRHLIKDNYDRILQNADLILSPVAPTTAPKFGAFSTPLEMYLSDIYTISVNLAGLPAISLPVGKDSEGMPIGLQLIGKAFDEQTLFDGALSLEQSVNYKG
- the rplQ gene encoding 50S ribosomal protein L17 — encoded protein: MRHKHGYRKLNRTSSHRSALLKNLAISLIQHEKIETTLPKAKELRSYVEKLVTKARVADFNSHRAIFAVLQDKEATKKLINEVAPKYVGRNGGYTSIIKTRIRRGDATQMAFISFV
- the rpmJ gene encoding 50S ribosomal protein L36, whose translation is MKVRASVKKMCDKCKVIKRRGVVRVICETPKHKQRQG
- a CDS encoding exodeoxyribonuclease VII small subunit — its product is MEENNIVSFEQKLQKAQELLKELSNPEIALTKSVEIYKLGLKELEEASQMLESAKVEFEVLNKPAN
- the rpsK gene encoding 30S ribosomal protein S11 — its product is MAKKKNVVRKKIVRKNIADGIVHIAATFNNTVVSVSDNAGNVIAWSSAGSLGFKGSKKSTPFAAQQAVEDAMKKAMEHGIKFVGIKVQGPGSGRDTAVKSVGSIDGVSVRWFKDVTPLPHNGCRPPKRRRV
- a CDS encoding DNA-directed RNA polymerase subunit alpha — protein: MRKITDTPFLPTDVEIEKVSDTVSKIIAYPFESGYAVTLAHPLRRILMSSSKGFSPIAVRIAGVKHEFDSLRGMLEDVAVFIINLKNIGFKVRGTTESQIEVEYSFDGAKEIKAIDLNNSFVEVVNEDAHLATINSDCNLSFSIILQRGIGYVPSEEIRDLIPADYIPLDAFFSPVKKVIYDIEKMLVEDNPNYEKIIFTVETDGEITPVEAFKEAVSVMYSQMSVFNKVFDLSDVSLAETTEEPAEVKSLVQKIEDLNLSARSFNSLDRSGIKYLGELVLMSEAEVKNIKNLGKKSYDEISEKLESLGFPVDYTLPESIASTLRRKLEQLKA
- the rpsD gene encoding 30S ribosomal protein S4, whose protein sequence is MARYRGPVEKVERRLNADLGLKGERRLAGKSALEKRPYAPGQHGQRRTKISEYGLQLREKQKAKYIYGISEKQFAKYFKEAARRTGNTGENLIIMLEQRLDNVVYRMGFATTRRFARQLTTHGHILVDGQKVDIPSYVVRPGQKVEIREKSKSNPQVLRAIELTNQTGMVDWVDVEKEKQYGIFTRLPQREEVVIPVEERLVVELYSK
- a CDS encoding 2OG-Fe(II) oxygenase, with the translated sequence MKINTNQISNYVYCDSSLENMFIESKFLPNPYKDYPFMIIKNFLSLSECKEIVDTIQKSSDYEKAMVKTKLLDSVVDSTLNQKIRKTNIYSLDEKYEQMYQNSFIKHQEEIEDFFCVSLNLATKTQVLEYTKGCFYIKHSDDSNELIDTDKNTIGFDLVVPQRKITTVLFVTTNVDEVCDEYSFSGGELIFNYLFDEHGNNIIMKPEAGDMVVFPSNPYFSHEVKVVKDGYRLTIVQWHNALF
- the guaB gene encoding IMP dehydrogenase gives rise to the protein MRIRKKALTFDDVLLVPAKSEVLPKEVCLKTMLTKNISLNVPFVSAAMDTVTEYRAAIAMARLGGIGIIHKNMDISSQVMQVKKVKKSESGIIIDPVSIKPEQTLQEAQRLMDEYKISGVPVVDNDNNLLGILTNRDMRFIKDFSKTAEETMTRMPLITGKAGTTLEVAAEIMHKNKIEKLPIIDDNGKLKGLITIKDINKKIEYPNANKDSLGRLRVGAAIGVGQLDRARALVDAGVDVLVLDSAHGHSRGILDTVTKIKQELDIDVIAGNVATAEATVDLIKAGADGVKVGIGPGSICTTRIVAGVGVPQISAIDECSEAAKSYGVPIIADGGIKFSGDVAKALAVGASCVMMGSALAGTEESPGEVILSHGRKFKTYRGMGSIGAMTKGSTDRYFQEGTAADKLVPEGIEGMVPYRGDIGDIVHQFIGGLRSSMGYLGSKDIPTFQAKAEFVEITSAGLKESHVHDVTITNEAPNYHI
- a CDS encoding HesA/MoeB/ThiF family protein, yielding MQVISEEYTKFFHRQIELWGEETQVSLLDKKILIIGSGGLGCSLGIALGSSGIGQIDLVDFDEVSLHNIHRQVAFKTNDVGKKKCEVLKELILSRNPFVTVNSYDCDLDTFITNHYSQLTINYDLIIDATDNLPTRAKIDNFAKRINIPWLYGSVEEFHGHICLFNKASFESVFQVTNRKPAGIAAPIVVQIAATQANIALRFLAGQSVSTDKLYYCYYDKNGDFSLQKFGV
- the metX gene encoding homoserine O-acetyltransferase MetX; this encodes MKIETKKARFTNPLYLESGRILEPYEIMYETYGELNEDKSNVVLITHALSGNHHCAGRYANEAKPGWWDNFIGPNKPVDTNKYFVICTNNLGSCFGSTGPMSPNYPSDKPYRYKFPVLTISDIVKAQKILLDSLGIYHVKAIIGGSMGGMQALCYAIEYPRFADIIIPMATTAYTRPWAIAFNKITVEAIKNDPEFKNGEYEAEDIKANGLAGLAVGRMAGHISYLSPMSMEEKFARNYVQTDGLYELFGRFEVERYMEYNGYNFPHKFDPLSYLYIVKTINIFDASRNYDSLEDAFSRIKSKLHLISFSGDMLFFPSEMEEIYNMMCKLGKSDICTYKMVESDYGHDAFLVEVDKFGDYIKDLLESKA
- a CDS encoding M48 family metallopeptidase, with the translated sequence MKITIIKKKIKNSYIKILPTAEVQVSVPKHASQFYIDNLIESKKEWIYKKIDFVSNKINYNKPLNLVDGDELYYMGQKYNLQILKSCTNSVYIDTEYIILTTKIDTFEYKKKLIDKFYLENAKIILTEILNNYQQMVKKNINCVKIRKMSSRWGSCNYIKKNINLNSELIKKPLGFIEYVVLHELAHLTHPNHSRDFYSYIEEFMPDWKMKCKL